The sequence TTGTCCGTCCATCTTCGACCTCCATCTTCCTTTGCTCTCCTCAGGGCTGGTTTTGGCTAACGTTCAAGCGTAAACGACGTTGCCCGCCCTGTCAGGGTTGGCGCAAGATTTGATGCTTTTTCAAATCTTGTGACAAAGGGCAATGTCGCCACTGTGGTGTTGATTTTTCGATAGCGCTTACGTACCCGTTAGGCGCAGTTCACGGTCAAGCTCTATTTTCTTTCTCCCATAACGTCTTTAAATCTCTGGCTCCATGAACAAGAGCCAGCATTACAACACGAGATTGTTCTATACTGTGTAAATGAGGCGATAATCTCTTATTAGGAGTTCTCGAATATTAGGATTGCCAAGCTCTGGAACAATGCGTCCTCTTTCTGAAAACTCATTGAGGGAACGGCTTGTGTCCAAAATCTGCTGGGTAAATGCTGCGGCGTAAAAAGAGGAGTCCCTTGCTATATACTCGGCAAGGGCATCAAGGTCATCAGTGGCTTCATAAGACCAGATTACTTTCCGAGCCATTTTGCCATCCGCTTT is a genomic window of Syntrophales bacterium containing:
- a CDS encoding type II toxin-antitoxin system RelE/ParE family toxin produces the protein MARKVIWSYEATDDLDALAEYIARDSSFYAAAFTQQILDTSRSLNEFSERGRIVPELGNPNIRELLIRDYRLIYTV